The Archangium primigenium genomic interval ACGTGCCGGTGCTGGGCAGCCTCGCGCCCGCGACCCTGCACGAGCTGATGGAGACGCGCTGCGGCCCGCTCCTGCTCTTCCACGTCATCCCGGGCAGCGAGGACTCCCACCCGGAGTACATCGTCGAGCAGGAGCTCGGCCTGTTCGAGCCCCACCCGGACGCCATGCTGGACCTGGTGGCGCAGGCCACGGGGCTCCTCCCCCCGGGGCCCCGCGTGGCGCCGCTCCAGGGCGTGTGCGCCGAGCGCATGCGCGCGCTGCGCGAGGAGAACGTGGAGCGCGCCCGGCACCTCGGCGGCTTCCTGCTGCGGCTGATGGGCCAGGAGACGGGGCCCTGGGCCCCCCACCCGGCGACGGCTCAGGACTTCGGCTGACCGCGCACCCGGAAGACGATGCGCCAGGCGGGATAGCTGAAGCCCACGTAGACCACGAACGTCACGATGAAGTTCGCGATCTCGAGGGGCAGCTCGGCCCGGTTCACGAGCAGGCGGAAGAGGGCCCAGTTCAGGGTGAGCGCGACGCTCTCCACGCAGCAGAACAGCAGCACCTGGCGGCGCATGCTGCCGCCGGTGGCGTGGAACGCGAACGAGCGGTTGCCGAAGAACTGGACCGACAGGCCCACCAGGAAGGCGAGGATCTTCGACGTGCCCGCCTCGAGGTGCAGCAGCCGCATGC includes:
- a CDS encoding GtrA family protein — encoded protein: MSPDALQENPAPKPSLASRFMRFLRSSLVGIVATAADFTVLEVCMRLLHLEAGTSKILAFLVGLSVQFFGNRSFAFHATGGSMRRQVLLFCCVESVALTLNWALFRLLVNRAELPLEIANFIVTFVVYVGFSYPAWRIVFRVRGQPKS